Proteins encoded in a region of the Homo sapiens chromosome 9, GRCh38.p14 Primary Assembly genome:
- the SLC25A25 gene encoding mitochondrial adenyl nucleotide antiporter SLC25A25 isoform 5 precursor (isoform 5 precursor is encoded by transcript variant 5), with protein sequence MLQMLWHFLASFFPRAGCHGSREGDDREVRGTPAPAWRDQMASFLGKQDGRAEATEKRPTILLVVGPAEQFPKKIVQAGDKDLDGQLDFEEFVHYLQDHEKKLRLVFKSLDKKNDGRIDAQEIMQSLRDLGVKISEQQAEKILKRIRTGHFWGPVTYMDKNGTMTIDWNEWRDYHLLHPVENIPEIILYWKHSTIFDVGENLTVPDEFTVEERQTGMWWRHLVAGGGAGAVSRTCTAPLDRLKVLMQVHASRSNNMGIVGGFTQMIREGGARSLWRGNGINVLKIAPESAIKFMAYEQIKRLVGSDQETLRIHERLVAGSLAGAIAQSSIYPMEVLKTRMALRKTGQYSGMLDCARRILAREGVAAFYKGYVPNMLGIIPYAGIDLAVYETLKNAWLQHYAVNSADPGVFVLLACGTMSSTCGQLASYPLALVRTRMQAQASIEGAPEVTMSSLFKHILRTEGAFGLYRGLAPNFMKVIPAVSISYVVYENLKITLGVQSR encoded by the exons ATGTTGCAGATGCTGTGGCATTTCCTAGCTAGCTTTTTCCCCAGGGCTGGGTGCCACGGCTCCAGAGAGGGGGACGATCGTGAAGTCAGAGgcaccccagcccctgcctggaGAGACCAGATGGCAAGCTTTTTGGGGAAACAGGACGGAAGGGCTGAGGCCACGGAAAAAAGACCCACCATTTTGCTGGTGGTTGGACCTGCAGAGCAGTTTCCTAAG aaaattgTACAAGCTGGAGATAAGGACCTTGATGGGCAGCTAGACTTTGAAGAATTTGTCCATTATCTCCAAGATCATGAgaagaagctgaggctggtgTTTAAGAGTTTGGACAAAAAGAATGATG GACGCATTGACGCGCAGGAGATCATGCAGTCCCTGCGGGACTTGGGAGTCAAGATATCTGAACAGCAGGCAGAAAAAATTCTCAAGAG AATACGAACGGGCCATTTCTGGGGCCCTGTCACCTA CATGGATAAAAACGGCACGATGACCATTGACTGGAACGAGTGGAGAGACTACCACCTCCTCCACCCCGTGGAAAACATCCCCGAGATCATCCTCTACTGGAAGCATTCCACG ATCTTTGATGTGGGTGAGAATCTAACGGTCCCGGATGAGTTCACAGTGGAGGAGAGGCAGACGGGGATGTGGTGGAGACACCTGGTGgcaggaggtggggcaggggccGTATCCAGAACCTGCACGGCCCCCCTGGACAGGCTCAAGGTGCTCATGCAG GTCCATGCCTCCCGCAGCAACAACATGGGCATCGTTGGTGGCTTCACTCAGATGATTCGAGAAGGAGGGGCCAGGTCACTCTGGCGGGGCAATGGCATCAACGTCCTCAAAATTGCCCCCGAATCAGCCATCAAATTCATGGCCTATGAGCAG ATCAAGCGCCTTGTTGGTAGTGACCAGGAGACTCTGAGGATTCACGAGAGGCTTGTGGCAGGGTCCTTGGCAGGGGCCATCGCCCAGAGCAGCATCTACCCAATGGAG GTCCTGAAGACCCGGATGGCGCTGCGGAAGACAGGCCAGTACTCAGGAATGCTGGACTGCGCCAGGAGGATCCTGGCCAGAGAGGGGGTGGCCGCCTTCTACAAAGGCTATGTCCCCAACATGCTGGGCATCATCCCCTATGCCGGCATCGACCTTGCAGTCTACGAG ACGCTCAAGAATGCCTGGCTGCAGCACTATGCAGTGAACAGCGCGGACCCCGGCGTGTTTGTGCTCCTGGCCTGTGGCACCATGTCCAGTACCTGTGGCCAGCTGGCCAGCTACCCCCTGGCCCTAGTCAGGACCCGGATGCAGGCGCAAG CCTCTATTGAGGGCGCTCCGGAGGTGACCATGAGCAGCCTCTTCAAACATATCCTGCGGACCGAGGGGGCCTTCGGGCTGTACAGGGGGCTGGCCCCCAACTTCATGAAGGTCATCCCAGCTGTGAGCATCAGCTACGTGGTCTACGAGAACCTGAAGATCACCCTGGGCGTGCAGTCGCGGTGA
- the SLC25A25 gene encoding mitochondrial adenyl nucleotide antiporter SLC25A25 isoform c precursor (isoform c precursor is encoded by transcript variant 3): MLQMLWHFLASFFPRAGCHGSREGDDREVRGTPAPAWRDQMASFLGKQDGRAEATEKRPTILLVVGPAEQFPKKIVQAGDKDLDGQLDFEEFVHYLQDHEKKLRLVFKSLDKKNDGRIDAQEIMQSLRDLGVKISEQQAEKILKSMDKNGTMTIDWNEWRDYHLLHPVENIPEIILYWKHSTIFDVGENLTVPDEFTVEERQTGMWWRHLVAGGGAGAVSRTCTAPLDRLKVLMQVHASRSNNMGIVGGFTQMIREGGARSLWRGNGINVLKIAPESAIKFMAYEQIKRLVGSDQETLRIHERLVAGSLAGAIAQSSIYPMEVLKTRMALRKTGQYSGMLDCARRILAREGVAAFYKGYVPNMLGIIPYAGIDLAVYETLKNAWLQHYAVNSADPGVFVLLACGTMSSTCGQLASYPLALVRTRMQAQASIEGAPEVTMSSLFKHILRTEGAFGLYRGLAPNFMKVIPAVSISYVVYENLKITLGVQSR, translated from the exons ATGTTGCAGATGCTGTGGCATTTCCTAGCTAGCTTTTTCCCCAGGGCTGGGTGCCACGGCTCCAGAGAGGGGGACGATCGTGAAGTCAGAGgcaccccagcccctgcctggaGAGACCAGATGGCAAGCTTTTTGGGGAAACAGGACGGAAGGGCTGAGGCCACGGAAAAAAGACCCACCATTTTGCTGGTGGTTGGACCTGCAGAGCAGTTTCCTAAG aaaattgTACAAGCTGGAGATAAGGACCTTGATGGGCAGCTAGACTTTGAAGAATTTGTCCATTATCTCCAAGATCATGAgaagaagctgaggctggtgTTTAAGAGTTTGGACAAAAAGAATGATG GACGCATTGACGCGCAGGAGATCATGCAGTCCCTGCGGGACTTGGGAGTCAAGATATCTGAACAGCAGGCAGAAAAAATTCTCAAGAG CATGGATAAAAACGGCACGATGACCATTGACTGGAACGAGTGGAGAGACTACCACCTCCTCCACCCCGTGGAAAACATCCCCGAGATCATCCTCTACTGGAAGCATTCCACG ATCTTTGATGTGGGTGAGAATCTAACGGTCCCGGATGAGTTCACAGTGGAGGAGAGGCAGACGGGGATGTGGTGGAGACACCTGGTGgcaggaggtggggcaggggccGTATCCAGAACCTGCACGGCCCCCCTGGACAGGCTCAAGGTGCTCATGCAG GTCCATGCCTCCCGCAGCAACAACATGGGCATCGTTGGTGGCTTCACTCAGATGATTCGAGAAGGAGGGGCCAGGTCACTCTGGCGGGGCAATGGCATCAACGTCCTCAAAATTGCCCCCGAATCAGCCATCAAATTCATGGCCTATGAGCAG ATCAAGCGCCTTGTTGGTAGTGACCAGGAGACTCTGAGGATTCACGAGAGGCTTGTGGCAGGGTCCTTGGCAGGGGCCATCGCCCAGAGCAGCATCTACCCAATGGAG GTCCTGAAGACCCGGATGGCGCTGCGGAAGACAGGCCAGTACTCAGGAATGCTGGACTGCGCCAGGAGGATCCTGGCCAGAGAGGGGGTGGCCGCCTTCTACAAAGGCTATGTCCCCAACATGCTGGGCATCATCCCCTATGCCGGCATCGACCTTGCAGTCTACGAG ACGCTCAAGAATGCCTGGCTGCAGCACTATGCAGTGAACAGCGCGGACCCCGGCGTGTTTGTGCTCCTGGCCTGTGGCACCATGTCCAGTACCTGTGGCCAGCTGGCCAGCTACCCCCTGGCCCTAGTCAGGACCCGGATGCAGGCGCAAG CCTCTATTGAGGGCGCTCCGGAGGTGACCATGAGCAGCCTCTTCAAACATATCCTGCGGACCGAGGGGGCCTTCGGGCTGTACAGGGGGCTGGCCCCCAACTTCATGAAGGTCATCCCAGCTGTGAGCATCAGCTACGTGGTCTACGAGAACCTGAAGATCACCCTGGGCGTGCAGTCGCGGTGA
- the SLC25A25 gene encoding mitochondrial adenyl nucleotide antiporter SLC25A25 isoform f (isoform f is encoded by transcript variant 7): protein MLCLCLYVPVIGEAQTEFQYFESKGLPAELKSIFKLSVFIPSQEFSTYRQWKQKIVQAGDKDLDGQLDFEEFVHYLQDHEKKLRLVFKSLDKKNDGRIDAQEIMQSLRDLGVKISEQQAEKILKRIRTGHFWGPVTYMDKNGTMTIDWNEWRDYHLLHPVENIPEIILYWKHSTIFDVGENLTVPDEFTVEERQTGMWWRHLVAGGGAGAVSRTCTAPLDRLKVLMQVHASRSNNMGIVGGFTQMIREGGARSLWRGNGINVLKIAPESAIKFMAYEQIKRLVGSDQETLRIHERLVAGSLAGAIAQSSIYPMEVLKTRMALRKTGQYSGMLDCARRILAREGVAAFYKGYVPNMLGIIPYAGIDLAVYETLKNAWLQHYAVNSADPGVFVLLACGTMSSTCGQLASYPLALVRTRMQAQASIEGAPEVTMSSLFKHILRTEGAFGLYRGLAPNFMKVIPAVSISYVVYENLKITLGVQSR from the exons ATGCTCTGTCTGTGCCTGTATGTGCCGGTCATCGGGGAAGCCCAGACCGAGTTCCAGTACTTTGAGTCGAAGGGGCTCCCTGCCGAGCTGAAGTCCATTTTCAAGCTCAGTGTCTTCATCCCCTCCCAGGAATTCTCCACCTACCGCCAGTGGAAGCAG aaaattgTACAAGCTGGAGATAAGGACCTTGATGGGCAGCTAGACTTTGAAGAATTTGTCCATTATCTCCAAGATCATGAgaagaagctgaggctggtgTTTAAGAGTTTGGACAAAAAGAATGATG GACGCATTGACGCGCAGGAGATCATGCAGTCCCTGCGGGACTTGGGAGTCAAGATATCTGAACAGCAGGCAGAAAAAATTCTCAAGAG AATACGAACGGGCCATTTCTGGGGCCCTGTCACCTA CATGGATAAAAACGGCACGATGACCATTGACTGGAACGAGTGGAGAGACTACCACCTCCTCCACCCCGTGGAAAACATCCCCGAGATCATCCTCTACTGGAAGCATTCCACG ATCTTTGATGTGGGTGAGAATCTAACGGTCCCGGATGAGTTCACAGTGGAGGAGAGGCAGACGGGGATGTGGTGGAGACACCTGGTGgcaggaggtggggcaggggccGTATCCAGAACCTGCACGGCCCCCCTGGACAGGCTCAAGGTGCTCATGCAG GTCCATGCCTCCCGCAGCAACAACATGGGCATCGTTGGTGGCTTCACTCAGATGATTCGAGAAGGAGGGGCCAGGTCACTCTGGCGGGGCAATGGCATCAACGTCCTCAAAATTGCCCCCGAATCAGCCATCAAATTCATGGCCTATGAGCAG ATCAAGCGCCTTGTTGGTAGTGACCAGGAGACTCTGAGGATTCACGAGAGGCTTGTGGCAGGGTCCTTGGCAGGGGCCATCGCCCAGAGCAGCATCTACCCAATGGAG GTCCTGAAGACCCGGATGGCGCTGCGGAAGACAGGCCAGTACTCAGGAATGCTGGACTGCGCCAGGAGGATCCTGGCCAGAGAGGGGGTGGCCGCCTTCTACAAAGGCTATGTCCCCAACATGCTGGGCATCATCCCCTATGCCGGCATCGACCTTGCAGTCTACGAG ACGCTCAAGAATGCCTGGCTGCAGCACTATGCAGTGAACAGCGCGGACCCCGGCGTGTTTGTGCTCCTGGCCTGTGGCACCATGTCCAGTACCTGTGGCCAGCTGGCCAGCTACCCCCTGGCCCTAGTCAGGACCCGGATGCAGGCGCAAG CCTCTATTGAGGGCGCTCCGGAGGTGACCATGAGCAGCCTCTTCAAACATATCCTGCGGACCGAGGGGGCCTTCGGGCTGTACAGGGGGCTGGCCCCCAACTTCATGAAGGTCATCCCAGCTGTGAGCATCAGCTACGTGGTCTACGAGAACCTGAAGATCACCCTGGGCGTGCAGTCGCGGTGA
- the SLC25A25 gene encoding mitochondrial adenyl nucleotide antiporter SLC25A25 isoform a (isoform a is encoded by transcript variant 1) codes for MLCLCLYVPVIGEAQTEFQYFESKGLPAELKSIFKLSVFIPSQEFSTYRQWKQKIVQAGDKDLDGQLDFEEFVHYLQDHEKKLRLVFKSLDKKNDGRIDAQEIMQSLRDLGVKISEQQAEKILKSMDKNGTMTIDWNEWRDYHLLHPVENIPEIILYWKHSTIFDVGENLTVPDEFTVEERQTGMWWRHLVAGGGAGAVSRTCTAPLDRLKVLMQVHASRSNNMGIVGGFTQMIREGGARSLWRGNGINVLKIAPESAIKFMAYEQIKRLVGSDQETLRIHERLVAGSLAGAIAQSSIYPMEVLKTRMALRKTGQYSGMLDCARRILAREGVAAFYKGYVPNMLGIIPYAGIDLAVYETLKNAWLQHYAVNSADPGVFVLLACGTMSSTCGQLASYPLALVRTRMQAQASIEGAPEVTMSSLFKHILRTEGAFGLYRGLAPNFMKVIPAVSISYVVYENLKITLGVQSR; via the exons ATGCTCTGTCTGTGCCTGTATGTGCCGGTCATCGGGGAAGCCCAGACCGAGTTCCAGTACTTTGAGTCGAAGGGGCTCCCTGCCGAGCTGAAGTCCATTTTCAAGCTCAGTGTCTTCATCCCCTCCCAGGAATTCTCCACCTACCGCCAGTGGAAGCAG aaaattgTACAAGCTGGAGATAAGGACCTTGATGGGCAGCTAGACTTTGAAGAATTTGTCCATTATCTCCAAGATCATGAgaagaagctgaggctggtgTTTAAGAGTTTGGACAAAAAGAATGATG GACGCATTGACGCGCAGGAGATCATGCAGTCCCTGCGGGACTTGGGAGTCAAGATATCTGAACAGCAGGCAGAAAAAATTCTCAAGAG CATGGATAAAAACGGCACGATGACCATTGACTGGAACGAGTGGAGAGACTACCACCTCCTCCACCCCGTGGAAAACATCCCCGAGATCATCCTCTACTGGAAGCATTCCACG ATCTTTGATGTGGGTGAGAATCTAACGGTCCCGGATGAGTTCACAGTGGAGGAGAGGCAGACGGGGATGTGGTGGAGACACCTGGTGgcaggaggtggggcaggggccGTATCCAGAACCTGCACGGCCCCCCTGGACAGGCTCAAGGTGCTCATGCAG GTCCATGCCTCCCGCAGCAACAACATGGGCATCGTTGGTGGCTTCACTCAGATGATTCGAGAAGGAGGGGCCAGGTCACTCTGGCGGGGCAATGGCATCAACGTCCTCAAAATTGCCCCCGAATCAGCCATCAAATTCATGGCCTATGAGCAG ATCAAGCGCCTTGTTGGTAGTGACCAGGAGACTCTGAGGATTCACGAGAGGCTTGTGGCAGGGTCCTTGGCAGGGGCCATCGCCCAGAGCAGCATCTACCCAATGGAG GTCCTGAAGACCCGGATGGCGCTGCGGAAGACAGGCCAGTACTCAGGAATGCTGGACTGCGCCAGGAGGATCCTGGCCAGAGAGGGGGTGGCCGCCTTCTACAAAGGCTATGTCCCCAACATGCTGGGCATCATCCCCTATGCCGGCATCGACCTTGCAGTCTACGAG ACGCTCAAGAATGCCTGGCTGCAGCACTATGCAGTGAACAGCGCGGACCCCGGCGTGTTTGTGCTCCTGGCCTGTGGCACCATGTCCAGTACCTGTGGCCAGCTGGCCAGCTACCCCCTGGCCCTAGTCAGGACCCGGATGCAGGCGCAAG CCTCTATTGAGGGCGCTCCGGAGGTGACCATGAGCAGCCTCTTCAAACATATCCTGCGGACCGAGGGGGCCTTCGGGCTGTACAGGGGGCTGGCCCCCAACTTCATGAAGGTCATCCCAGCTGTGAGCATCAGCTACGTGGTCTACGAGAACCTGAAGATCACCCTGGGCGTGCAGTCGCGGTGA
- the PTGES2 gene encoding prostaglandin E synthase 2 isoform 1 (isoform 1 is encoded by transcript variant 1), translating to MDPAARVVRALWPGGCALAWRLGGRPQPLLPTQSRAGFAGAAGGPSPVAAARKGSPRLLGAAALALGGALGLYHTARWHLRAQDLHAERSAAQLSLSSRLQLTLYQYKTCPFCSKVRAFLDFHALPYQVVEVNPVRRAEIKFSSYRKVPILVAQEGESSQQLNDSSVIISALKTYLVSGQPLEEIITYYPAMKAVNEQGKEVTEFGNKYWLMLNEKEAQQVYGGKEARTEEMKWRQWADDWLVHLISPNVYRTPTEALASFDYIVREGKFGAVEGAVAKYMGAAAMYLISKRLKSRHRLQDNVREDLYEAADKWVAAVGKDRPFMGGQKPNLADLAVYGVLRVMEGLDAFDDLMQHTHIQPWYLRVERAITEASPAH from the exons ATGGACCCGGCTGCGCGGGTGGTGCGGGCGCTGTGGCCTGGTGGGTGCGCCTtggcctggaggctgggaggccgCCCCCAGCCGCTGCTACCCACGCAGAGCCGGGCTGGCTTCGCGGGGGCGGCGGGCGGCCCGAGCCCCGTGGCTGCAGCTCGTAAGGGGAGCCCGCGGCTGCTGGGAGCTGCGGCGCTGGCCCTGGGGGGAGCCCTGGGGCTGTACCACACGGCGCGGTGGCACCTGCGCGCCCAGGACCTCCACGCAGAGCGCTCAGCCGCGCAG CTCTCCCTGTCCAGCCGCCTGCAGCTGACCCTGTACCAGTACAAGACGTGTCCCTTCTGCAGCAAGGTCCGAGCCTTCCTCGACTTCCATGCCCTGCCCTACCAGGTGGTGGAGGTGAACCCTGTGCGCAGGGCTGAGATCAAGTTCTCCTCCTACAGAAAGGTGCCCATCCTGGTGGCCCAGGAAGGAGAAAGCTCG CAACAACTAAATGACTCCTCTGTCATCATCAGCGCCCTCAAGACCTACCTGGTGTCGGG GCAGCCCCTGGAAGAGATCATCACCTACTACCCAGCCATGAAGGCTGTGAACGAGCAGGGCAAGGAGGTGACCGAGTTCGGCAATAAGTACTGGCTCATGCTCAACGAGAAGGAGGCCCAGCAAGTGTATGGTGGGAAGGAGGCCAGGAC GGAGGAGATGAAGTGGCGGCAGTGGGCGGACGACTGGCTGGTGCACCTGATCTCCCCCAATGTGTACCGCACGCCCACCGAGGCTCTGGCGTCCTTTGACTACATTGTCCGCGAGGGCAAGTTCGGAGCCGTGGAGGGTGCCGTGGCCAAGTACATGGGTGCAGCGGCCATGTACCTCATCAGCAAGCGACTCAAGAGCAG GCACCGCCTCCAGGACAACGTGCGCGAGGACCTCTATGAGGCTGCTGACAAGTGGGTGGCTGCTGTGGGCAAGGACCGGCCCTTCATGGGGGGCCAGAAGCCGAATCTCGCTGATTTG GCGGTGTATGGCGTGCTGCGTGTGATGGAGGGGCTGGATGCGTTCGATGACCTGATGCAGCACACGCACATCCAGCCCTGGTACCTGCGGGTGGAGAGGGCCATCACCGAGGCCTCCCCAGCGCACTGA
- the PTGES2 gene encoding prostaglandin E synthase 2 isoform X1 gives MKAVNEQGKEVTEFGNKYWLMLNEKEAQQVYGGKEARTEEMKWRQWADDWLVHLISPNVYRTPTEALASFDYIVREGKFGAVEGAVAKYMGAAAMYLISKRLKSRHRLQDNVREDLYEAADKWVAAVGKDRPFMGGQKPNLADLAVYGVLRVMEGLDAFDDLMQHTHIQPWYLRVERAITEASPAH, from the exons ATGAAGGCTGTGAACGAGCAGGGCAAGGAGGTGACCGAGTTCGGCAATAAGTACTGGCTCATGCTCAACGAGAAGGAGGCCCAGCAAGTGTATGGTGGGAAGGAGGCCAGGAC GGAGGAGATGAAGTGGCGGCAGTGGGCGGACGACTGGCTGGTGCACCTGATCTCCCCCAATGTGTACCGCACGCCCACCGAGGCTCTGGCGTCCTTTGACTACATTGTCCGCGAGGGCAAGTTCGGAGCCGTGGAGGGTGCCGTGGCCAAGTACATGGGTGCAGCGGCCATGTACCTCATCAGCAAGCGACTCAAGAGCAG GCACCGCCTCCAGGACAACGTGCGCGAGGACCTCTATGAGGCTGCTGACAAGTGGGTGGCTGCTGTGGGCAAGGACCGGCCCTTCATGGGGGGCCAGAAGCCGAATCTCGCTGATTTG GCGGTGTATGGCGTGCTGCGTGTGATGGAGGGGCTGGATGCGTTCGATGACCTGATGCAGCACACGCACATCCAGCCCTGGTACCTGCGGGTGGAGAGGGCCATCACCGAGGCCTCCCCAGCGCACTGA
- the PTGES2 gene encoding prostaglandin E synthase 2 isoform X2 — MDPAARVVRALWPGGCALAWRLGGRPQPLLPTQSRAGFAGAAGGPSPVAAARKGSPRLLGAAALALGGALGLYHTARWHLRAQDLHAERSAAQLSLSSRLQLTLYQYKTCPFCSKVRAFLDFHALPYQVVEVNPVRRAEIKFSSYRKVPILVAQEGESSQQLNDSSVIISALKTYLVSGQPLEEIITYYPAMKAVNEQGKEVTEFGNKYWLMLNEKEAQQVYGGKEARTEEMKWRQWADDWLVHLISPNVYRTPTEALASFDYIVREGKFGAVEGAVAKYMGAAAMYLISKRLKSSLPVWDGCSLRRLQM, encoded by the exons ATGGACCCGGCTGCGCGGGTGGTGCGGGCGCTGTGGCCTGGTGGGTGCGCCTtggcctggaggctgggaggccgCCCCCAGCCGCTGCTACCCACGCAGAGCCGGGCTGGCTTCGCGGGGGCGGCGGGCGGCCCGAGCCCCGTGGCTGCAGCTCGTAAGGGGAGCCCGCGGCTGCTGGGAGCTGCGGCGCTGGCCCTGGGGGGAGCCCTGGGGCTGTACCACACGGCGCGGTGGCACCTGCGCGCCCAGGACCTCCACGCAGAGCGCTCAGCCGCGCAG CTCTCCCTGTCCAGCCGCCTGCAGCTGACCCTGTACCAGTACAAGACGTGTCCCTTCTGCAGCAAGGTCCGAGCCTTCCTCGACTTCCATGCCCTGCCCTACCAGGTGGTGGAGGTGAACCCTGTGCGCAGGGCTGAGATCAAGTTCTCCTCCTACAGAAAGGTGCCCATCCTGGTGGCCCAGGAAGGAGAAAGCTCG CAACAACTAAATGACTCCTCTGTCATCATCAGCGCCCTCAAGACCTACCTGGTGTCGGG GCAGCCCCTGGAAGAGATCATCACCTACTACCCAGCCATGAAGGCTGTGAACGAGCAGGGCAAGGAGGTGACCGAGTTCGGCAATAAGTACTGGCTCATGCTCAACGAGAAGGAGGCCCAGCAAGTGTATGGTGGGAAGGAGGCCAGGAC GGAGGAGATGAAGTGGCGGCAGTGGGCGGACGACTGGCTGGTGCACCTGATCTCCCCCAATGTGTACCGCACGCCCACCGAGGCTCTGGCGTCCTTTGACTACATTGTCCGCGAGGGCAAGTTCGGAGCCGTGGAGGGTGCCGTGGCCAAGTACATGGGTGCAGCGGCCATGTACCTCATCAGCAAGCGACTCAAGAGCAG CCTCCCCGTCTGGGACGGATGCTCCCTGAGGCGTCTGCAGATGTGA